The sequence CTCCCAAACTTTAGTAAACTCTTCTTCTTTTAATTCAGGAAACCAGGCATCCGCTTCAAAGCTATGCTGGATAGCCGTTCTATAAACTTCAGAAATTTGCGGCAAAGTCAGTTTAAAAATTTCTCCGCCACCAATGATAAATACTTTTTCTTCGTTACAACTTTTTATCGCAGCTTCAACACTGTGATAAATCTCAGCGCCTTCTAACCTGTAATCAGAACTGCGGGTAATTACTATATTTTTTCTTCCAGGTAATAAACGTCCTATACTTTCGTAAGTTTTTCTTCCCATAATAATGGGACAACCCATAGTTGTTGTCTTAAAGAATTTAAGATCAGCAGGCAAGTGACACAATAGCTGGTTATTTTTGCCAATGGCATTATTTTGATCCGTAACAACTATAGCAGCGAGTATCATACAAAAAATTTAAGCTACAAACCTATTCAAAATTCTTCTATTGAGACAATTATTTTTTCTTCTAATTGAACTTTAATCCTGTGGGGTAAACCAATTTTTTTTTAGATTTACCCTATGCAGGGACAACTTCTTATAGCACACCCTTTACTACACGACAGTTTTTTTAACCGGTCTGTTGTTTATCTCACTAATCATGGAGAGGATGGGGCTATTGGATTCAGCTTAAATTTCAGAACGCAATTTGTACTCCGCGACGTTCGTCCGCAGGTAATAAATGGCAACTTTCCAATTTTTGACGGCGGCCCGGTTGCTAAAAATCAATTGTTCTTTATCCATACGCTAGGGCATGATATTGCAGACTCTGTCCATATAGGAAATAACATCTTTATGGGTGGAGATTTTAATGAGCTCATTCATATGATAGATCATGGCCAGGTAAAATCGCATGAGGTACGGTTCTTTGCGGGCTACAGCGGCTGGGGAGAAAACCAATTGGAAGGCGAAATTAAAAGTAATCACTGGTTAATAAATACACCTGAGGACTCTTCTTTTTTTAGCAATGAACCCGATGATCTTTGGGGATTGCAATTAAGTGAAGTAAAGGGAAGTTACAGCATTTTTGCTGATTTTGGGTCAGATCCTTCCATGAATTAGAGTGCAGGCATGTCTCTACCGAGAGAAAAATCATTCTGCCTCAAAAAATTTTAAAATATCAAAATTTATTTTATGTTTGACTTAGGGTTTTACACACACAAAACCTAAGCGTTATGTTGGGTAATCGCTTAAAGTAAAAAGCGCTGATTCGTTCAGCGCTTTTTTTATGCTTTGAAGCGACCAAAAAATCATTCGCCGCAAAACAGTGC is a genomic window of Sphingobacteriaceae bacterium containing:
- a CDS encoding dihydrofolate reductase → MILAAIVVTDQNNAIGKNNQLLCHLPADLKFFKTTTMGCPIIMGRKTYESIGRLLPGRKNIVITRSSDYRLEGAEIYHSVEAAIKSCNEEKVFIIGGGEIFKLTLPQISEVYRTAIQHSFEADAWFPELKEEEFTKVWEECHNADEKNKFDYCFQKWERN
- a CDS encoding transcriptional regulator; the protein is MQGQLLIAHPLLHDSFFNRSVVYLTNHGEDGAIGFSLNFRTQFVLRDVRPQVINGNFPIFDGGPVAKNQLFFIHTLGHDIADSVHIGNNIFMGGDFNELIHMIDHGQVKSHEVRFFAGYSGWGENQLEGEIKSNHWLINTPEDSSFFSNEPDDLWGLQLSEVKGSYSIFADFGSDPSMN